aaaaaaaaagtatatccTTTATGAAGTgaagtgtaatatttatttgtacatttatttgtttgtctgtttattCGATTGAAGGCAATTGAAGGAATCCATACGCATTAAAAAGAAACACGATGAGAGTGATGAGGaagacaatgatgatgatgaggatgatgacGATGAGGAAGAAAGCTACGATGAAGACGAAGAAGACAATGAACAAGTTTCTTCAAAGGATGGTACGCATGCTACACATGCCGGTAAAATTCCATGATATATGGACCGTTGAAGTCCGAGGTTATTCACTTGAGAAAATAACATGTTGATCGCAGTTTTGAGAGCACTCGCTTTCTACCAATGTGAGCTTGGTTCAGCTCTGTATTTGACGCCATTCGTGGGATGAGTTTGTTTTTTCTCGACTCTGCCTTGAGAGGTTACTTGTACTACGGTTTTCCCCGGGTACTACGGTTTTCCCCCGAGTACTACGGGTTTTTTTCCCCGGTTACTACGGTTTTCCCATCTCACGCTTATCGTTGCTGAGGTTGCAAGTACTTTTGCAACCTTGTCTTGTGTTTCGTTCGTTTTCAAGTCTCCCTTCTAATTAGTCTAAAATTTTCAACTTAGCTGACGATTATCAGGACATGATGGTGTCTTTATCTGAGGAAGACGAGACAGGTATTTATCAAAATTTTGTCCCTGTATTTACTTCTTTAAATTTTATCTTTGGATGATAGCTGTCCTTTGAAGATCGAAAGAGAAATGTTTGTAATCAAATCGGTAATGTATCTGCCGACCTTGACCTAAAAGTCCTTTCTCATCGACGGAATGACGCTTCTCGTTGCTTGCCTAACTTGTAGTTGTTATGACGTCATGAGGTAGTCATGTGACTTGGCATGTGTTCTTGCATGAAGATGTTGTCGAACCGCCGTTAAAACGTTGTTGTTCGTAATTGTTGAAGTCTTTTGAACTCAAATACTACGgtaattttcaaacaaagcagAGCAGTAGAAGACAACCCAAAAAGCTCCTTTTTTTGACAACTACTACAGGGCTTAACGATCTCCGGAGAATGGAATGTTGAGTTAAATTTAGCACTCTTGCAGCGATTCGAACTGGGGTTTCCCGAATGGAAGCGGATCCAACACCACCGAGGACGAGTCTAACAGTGAACTAATAAGAAAATGACAACATAAACCAGTGGTGGTTCTATGCTTTAACACGAAAAAATGTGCTCTGCTCTCTCTTTCAGGGGAACCAACTGGCCACCAGGCCAAGAAAAGGAAACTCACGGCCCACGAGAAGGTAAGTCTTGTCTTTGGAAGAATGAAGGAATCGATTTGATGTCAGAGACACCGTAAATAGTGTTTTAGGAATTAACTATCCAAGAATTGTGTTAGCTCTGTTGTGGTCCTATTCATTTTTCTCAGCGCGCATGTGCAGTGAAGTTAAATTCTAAGCTGTGAGTTTATCCCCGTGGCCTTCAGAgtttaaggccccgtccacacgtatccggatatttttgaatccgcaactttttctttccggatacgaaaatatccgcgtccacacgttatgtgatcacagcgtattcatatcgaattcgcccgtccacacgtattcggattcactccggattcattgaggattgacaaaattgacCCACCAGGTattggttcgtccaggtctaacccagaatcgtcgaggacggcattgctttcctactcgtttaagttgtttctgccggccgttttgtccggtagataatgtaaagagcttgcagatgtctagccgccttctggcataacttatctcagcatttagtagagcgacattttgctgcatacaagctaaaagactggaaataagctcaaggagcacagaagctctttgccttcaatcggcggccgtatttaaatttgcgaggtaaacactcgcgccagttttctgacgtcatcgtatcagaaaatatccggattcaaccgtccacacgtatccgaaatgttatcggattcaaaaatttcccctctggagagcggattcaaaaatttccggatttgcttgcaaattcgccgtatgcgtgtggacgatagccgtatccggaaagaaaaagttgcggattcaaaaatatccggatacgtgtggacggggcctaattAAACGTTCAGCTTGCTTCTCCATTTTGTAAGAGGAAATAGCCGTTGTGTGACATTTGACAGACTAATGTGTATGTCacgatatttttattttcagttcacTTGCTTCGTATCTTTTACTTATCCTGAAATTCGTTTGTTTAGGTtccttttgaaaatttgggaTCGGATGAACTTTCTGAAGAAGACGACGCACCGagcatgaaaaagaaatcaaagaaaggaaaatacaGGTAAGCCTCATTTTCCTGTCAGCGTTATAAATCTGGAGAGTTTTCCTTTTCCTGCAAATGCTTGCCCTGCGTCCCTCCTTACCAGTCCCCTAATCCTGTCATTTGCATAGCTTTTCTCCAAACGGCTTCCCTCAGTGTTAAAGCTGCAAACAGTAATATTAACGAGCAGCTATTGCTGTCAGATCTTTTCCATGCATGCTTCCTTCATCCTATCCTCCCTCtgccttccttccttccttcctacCCACCTCCCTTTCTTTCTACCTTCCTTCCTCCCTCCCTATGTCCGTTTTCCCTTCCTTCCTCCCTCCCTCCTTGTGTCCGTTTTCCCTTCCTTCCTCCCTCCATCCTTGTGTCCGTTTTCCCTTCCTTCCTCCTTTCCTTTCTACCTCCCTCTTTTCCTTCCTTCCTTGCTGCCTTCCTTCCTACTAATGGCACTACCAAGGACGTTTTtttcaatagaccatattcgtattttCAGTaatggactggaactagcttgcaatggaggctaatgcgggggaatatatttaaaataatttgcatttgaaaagattttcccgcattagcctccattgcaagctagctccagcccaatactgagaatacgaatatagTCTATTTCGAGACGCTCTTACCATTTCTTTAACTATCGTGAGTCGTGATTGGCTTAAATATTGATCATTTGTTCTTTGCCTTTTCAGAACCGGCTGGTCATCGGTATTTGCCTCTGCAGACGAGGTACGTTGTGTATGTAGCTTGAACTAAAATTTTCATCAAAGTCGTCTtagtgtgttttctttttttttttttttctttcaaggtgtCTGCTGTCGACCTCTAGAACTTAAAACATTGCCTCTATTGGGCTTCCAAATACGTTTATCCCCCTGCTTCACTTGAAAGCCTCTTACGCTTTTGTGAACTGCGGGGCGGCTTTTGTcttgtttctcaaactgaagtGAATACTTTTGACTTTCACAGTTCGCTCATCTGCTGGAGAACTCGAATGCGTCTCTCGGTGGGCAATTTGACGTCATGAGAGGAGGAGTAAGTGACAAGCAGCTTCAATGGGAGGAAAAAAGGGAGAGAGAAAACTGGAAAGGAACGCGTGGCCGAGGGAAGGCCAAACAAAAATCGCAACAAAGAAAATTCGGCCATTTTAGTACAAGAGGCAGAGGTAACTCAAAAGGAAGAGGGCAGAAAAGAAGAACATAATGGAAACTGTCAGAAACTGCCGAGGCGTTTCTTAATTTTAAACGGCAGATTGAGATTGAAGTTTGCAGAAAATACCATATACAACAAAACGATAAGTGAGGCGTATTTGAAATATTTACGTGCTTTTCTGGCTTGGAAACGAGCCTAAACAAGCTCTCGTGTTTATGCTTGATCTGGAGAAAGTGAATTTATGATGGTGACtattaattaagcaatagaaaacgttttccgtgtttgcatagcctgatataaacacgagaggggttgggagaattcgagacatttatgcaaacccgagacgaagtcgagggtttgcataactgtcgagaattctcccaactcctcgagtgtttatatcaggctatgcaaacacaggaaaaaagtttgctattgcttttataaaataacttcctctaaaaactacaacgcgggaaaagatgaaaaattcattttacttatcaaaacgtatcttcctacaactttaatttgacaatgggatttctcaactcaccaatcaaaactctgatcaatcaaaatttaaactgactctgaccaatcaaaatttaaactctctttcgatgtggcgtgtgtacaactttacgtcacaaaaCCGTGTTTACagactctcatgcaaacacgcctctctgctaatcagagcgcgcgtactatcttagttattttataactATAAATTCTAAATCCCGAATATGATGCATTGATTTTTGACTGCAGTCTCGAGATGTTCCTCGAGAGATGCATCCTTCTCATTctacaaaaattgttttcatcgtcGCTACTACATGGAGACAGAAGAGAGTGAGGTTACATTTATGTGCTGATGGCAAGCGCTGACGCTCCTCGTTTCGCGCCCAGATGTGTTTCGAAAATCTCGTGCAGTTTGTTGCAGGCGGTTTGTTGTCGTTATTCCTTGCACCCTTCTTCGtggctttctgttttttctcGGTCCAGCTTTCTCGCGCCAATTTCAGTAGAAGTGACTAAAATAAACCGCCGACTGCGCAAGCTCAGTAGTGAGAGAGCTGCTTTCAACTTGCATGCTCTTTAAATTGTACTAAAGTAAATTTTCCCGCTTTGCTTATCCTTTGTTGaattcaatagaccatttccgaattacctttggcctctttttcaaagcgagtcttggtgctcatcctttcatatgaaaattagttttgattcacatgcaaatgaaaactaattttcatatgaaaagatgagcaccaggactcgctttgaaaaagaggccaaaggtaattcggaaatggcctatttcgaAGATCCGTTATCATCGATCCAAAGTTAAGAAAGCCGGCTTTGTTACACCAGAAGCTCGGCGtaaaaaaactaattttttgTACGTAGAACTTAACAGTGAGCCAGCTTGTGATGTTACCCATAGCAACAAGCCTACCTGAGCAGCTGAACTTTTGATTCGTCACTTCTCGTGATTTTTGCGTAAATAAGCTAAGTCTGACGCGTCTAGATAGAGCATGTaacgaaaaaaatggaaaacaagaaacacGCTTTTAAAGTAGGCGTATCTCATCTCGTCCTCGTGTTTTTTTACAAGTGACTGAGTTGTTCATGAACAGTATTCTTGTTGCCGGATGTTTTTTAATTAAGTATTCAAACAGAACATGTCAACCGCTGTTAATAACAGTCTTTTGTCATCGCTCATTGGATAattaataacaaattttaagcaaaaacgaggaaaaataacGTGAGGTCTTTAACTTCAGTGCTAGTTATTTTTTATCAGAAACAAAGAACTTAACATTCATTTTCTGTGGCCCAAGATGATTATCAAGACATCTGTCGTAAGTTGTGGGCTCGAttttaagaaagaaaagcaCCTTTTAAGTTTGCAATTGTAGACAGCATTACCCAAGATATGGCCAACAGTACTTTGGATCAACTCAAGTAttcctcatcaacttgttttCATCTTCCTGAGCCATCTTTTCATCTTGTTTCGGAACGTTTCTCAATCAATCTTGCCACAGCCATCGTGAATACTATTTCTTCGCCTTTTGCCGTCGCTTCAAATCTTCTGATTATTGTTAGCATTTTTAGCAACATGCATCTTCGCACACCATCAAATCTCTTTGTAGCTTGCCTGGCGCTTTCTGATGTGCTAGTTGGCCTTCTAGTTCAGCCAGGGTATGTTACCTTCAGGCTCATGGAGAACCAGGCTCGTTCCGTGCCATGTTTTGTTAGAGTAACCTACTCGAATTCGTTTTACATATGCTGCGGAGTTTCCTTCATGACTTTGACAGCTATTACGTATGAGCGACTTGTAGCAGTTCGATTACGCACAAATTACAATGGTACTTTTTCCTCTCGAAGAGTTCTTAAGTACGTGGTGGTTATCTGGGCTTTTAATATACTCTTGACCTGCCTACAATGGGCAGGAATAAGTAAAATCGTCAAAGGAATACATCTACTGGTCTGGTTCTTCTGTCTCCTTGTTTCTCTTATAACAAGTCTCAGAATCCTTGTATTTTTGCGTCGCTACAATCGTCAAGTGGAATCAGTAAACGTCGTTTCAGAAAATATCCAGCGCAAGAGAACAATCCaacaaacaagaacaataagCGTTATTGTTGGCGTTTATTTTCTTCTAAACtttcctgttttgtttgtgACATTTTATCACCAGATTTTAGAACAGGACATCAAAACTTATAACCACTATAGTTGGGCGGAGACTGTTGCTTTCCTCAATTCGTGTACAAATCCACTTGTTTGTTTCTGGAAATTCCGACGTATCCGCCAAAGTGTTAAATCGACGCTGAAAAAGTTGTGTTGTATTCACACCAACTGATGTTTTATTGTACGACAGGCGCATTTAGCTACGACTTGTTTTACGAGCTCTTTATTGCATGCTTTAACGTATTGTTCCAGAATTTGTAATAATCTAAGAGATAAATGCAGTTTCCTTATAGTTTTTTTCCATGTGTGTTAATGTCACCAGCTGGTAACATGACCTACGTGATTTTCAAGTCAAGTCTGGGGAGATCTTAGCGACTTAGCACTAGGAAAAGTTGAGGAATTGATAAAAACAGACATACAAGTAATCATCCCATATTTTCAGTTGTGGGCGAAAAGACCGCAAAAACTTGGGCGAATGCCGATTCATTTTGGAGATGAATATTGTGCAGTCACCTGCATTTGATCGAACTGCCTCAGGTTGGTAATTACGGTAGAAGATGCTAATCGTAATAATTCAAGATATTGTCGGGGATAAAGTGTAATTAtgcctttttttcaatttctctgcCAACAGTGTTGTAGAAATTGAAGGTGACAACTATAACAGTATTTAACGACCCCTCCCTTTAAAGCTGGTGTCTTGTTGTTTTACGGCTTCCTTGTGAAAAATAACTCACAAGGCGGTGTGTTATTTTTCAtatgaaacttcgatggccgaagaacaagagtGTTTAAATGTCTCTTACAACAGAAGTGGGCCTAAAATGTTTCGCTTGACAACAGAATGAAGTTACTTAATTCACACCGACTAACTTCTTCGGATCATAGATTTGCGGTTTTTTTCGAGTGCTTATTCGAGTCTTACAATCAAGCTGTACTTGATATTTGACAAGAAAAAACGGGCATGCGCATCTCGTACCACTaagcaacaataataaataacttcATGATCAAATTGGCTCCGAAAGTGCCAGTTTGGCAAGAACGCATGTGTGAGTGACAAATGCACACCGTAGCAAGACACAATGTAAATACCATAGGGGAAGAAACAACTAGAACACTTCTCCTTATAAATTCAAATCGATCACAGTAGAAGACGTTAAAAGAGCTCAGTGGATGAAAAGAATCTGTCTAATATGGCCTAAAACCTGACAATTTCCTCTCTCCCTGCCTTACACGGAGTCGGAGGTTGGGGGTCCAGCTTTCTCGCGGCAATTTCATTAAAATTGACTAAAATAAACCGTCGACTGCGCAAACTCAGTAGTGAGACAGTTGTATTCAAATTCCGTGCTCTTCAAATTGCGCCATACTGAATTTTCCAGCTTTACTTGTCTTTTGTGGAATGTAATCTCGAATATCCGTCATCATCGATCCAAATTTAAGCAAGGGGGCTTCGTTGTCCATTAAAGAACAAACGTTCTGTACGTAGAGCTAAATAGTGAGCCGGCTTGCGATGTTACCCTTGGCAAACAATAAAGCCTTCCCGAGCAGCTGAAATTCTGATTCGGTGTTGTTCGTGGGTTGTTGCATAATGAAGTCAATTCTGACGCGTCAAGATAAAGCAATCAtctaacgaaaaaaaaaggagaagcaAAAATTAcacttttaattttattattgttgatgTTCGTTTAATCATGTCCTTAAGACGGAGCACGACAACGTTGACAACATTTCCTTATCGTCATTCATCGGAAAACTTTGTAaatttttagttaaaattttcAAGACATCTTTATGTAATGTTTAAAACACGTGCTGAGAGTTTTTTCTACCGAGCTTCAAAATACAGAGGTTTTTAAATAAAAGTGATATGAAGCATTAAAGATTAATTACATTCAGACGGAAAAGAACTCAAAGGTTCAGAGTGCTTTTATCAAAAATGCCGCGGAAAGGCATGTTTCGAGAGCCAAATTGCAAAAAATTCCAAGGAAGAGAAAGATTACATGGATAGCTGTATTCGTACAGCTAAGCGGTATTCCAGGAAGTGGGCTTATAACAAATTTGGCGAGTGGCAAAGTTCAAGAAGACATAATTTTACAAAGTATGACTGCCGTGATCTTTATATAAATATCACTTCTGATGCATGTGTGACATGGTAACAAGGGGATataactttttttatttcagtgtcGGCTTTCGTGGTGGGTAGCCTGTTCAAACTAGACCCGAAACGATTTAAGAAAAGCCGTTGGCTTTAAAGGCTTTTGTGTCTTAAGCCTGTCATTATTTGACTCACATCAAAGACCCATGCAGAATCCTTGCTTCGTCGAAAGGTTCACAGCTGCCGGAACAATATAAAGCGCAAATTATAATCACACGACGACTTGAACTCAGTTTATGCTAATTATAGTTTTACTCAGAAACAAATAGCTTAACAATCATTTTCTTTGGTGTAAGAGGATTATCAAGACAGCGGTTGTAAGTTGTGGGCTCGATTTCAAGAAGGCAAAGCACTTGTTTATAATTATGTACAGCATTACCCGAGATATGGCAAACAATACTTTGGATCAACTCAAGTAttcctcatcaacttgtttccATCTTCCTGAGGCATCTCTTCATCTTGTTTCGGAGGGTTTCTCTGTCAATCGTGCCACAGCCATCGTGAATATTATTTCTTCGCCTTTTGCTGTCGTTTCAAATCTTTTGATTGTTATTAGTATTAATATTTTGAGCAACAGGCATCTTCGCACACCATCAAATCTCTATAGCTTGCCTGGCGCTTTCTGATGTGCTAGTTGGCTTTCTAGTTCAGCCAGGGTATGTTACCTTCAGGCTCATGGAGAACCAGGCTCGTTCCGTGCCATGTTTTGTTAGAATAACCTACTCGAATTCTTTTTACATATGCTGTGGAATTTCCTTCATGACTTTGACAGCTATTACGTATGAGCGACT
This genomic window from Acropora muricata isolate sample 2 chromosome 2, ASM3666990v1, whole genome shotgun sequence contains:
- the LOC136898325 gene encoding melanocyte-stimulating hormone receptor-like — encoded protein: MANSTLDQLKYSSSTCFHLPEPSFHLVSERFSINLATAIVNTISSPFAVASNLLIIVSIFSNMHLRTPSNLFVACLALSDVLVGLLVQPGYVTFRLMENQARSVPCFVRVTYSNSFYICCGVSFMTLTAITYERLVAVRLRTNYNGTFSSRRVLKYVVVIWAFNILLTCLQWAGISKIVKGIHLLVWFFCLLVSLITSLRILVFLRRYNRQVESVNVVSENIQRKRTIQQTRTISVIVGVYFLLNFPVLFVTFYHQILEQDIKTYNHYSWAETVAFLNSCTNPLVCFWKFRRIRQSVKSTLKKLCCIHTN